The Clostridiales bacterium FE2011 sequence TAAGGAGCAGCGCCATGAAACACTTTATCATCGCCAAGTTCAGGGAAAACATAGACTGGAAAGCTCTCGTTCCGGAAATCACCAGTCACTTTGAGGCTGCCCGGTCCATTGACGGTATTTCGGATGTGATCATCCACACCTCATGTTCAGACCGTTCCAACCGGTTTCATATCATGATCGAGCTTCAGATGACGCCTGCCGGTCTGGAGAATTTTGACAAGTCCGCCGTGCACAGCGAATGGAAAGCAAAGTACGGAGACATGCTGGAAGGCAAAACCATTTTTGATTGTGAATAACAAAATCAAGGCCGAAGGAGCACAAGAAAATGGTATTGTGGATTCTGGCAACGGTGGCTGCTTTTTTCATAAAAGGGGTATGCGGATTCGCCAACACCCTTGTTTTTACGTCAATCCTTGCCTTTGGCATAACAAACGTCAGTATTTCTCCGGTCGAATTGTTGCTGGGATATCCGTCAAATATCATTCTGACATGGAAGAACAGAGCCAGGCTGCGACCGGGAATCTGGATTCCCCTGTCCCTGTTGGTTCTTGCAGGCAGCTTTGTCGGCACGCTTTTACTGAAAAACGTCAATCCCGGCTATATTAAAATCATCTTCGGCGTTGTGGTCATATTGCTCGGAATTGAAATGCTCCTGCGGGAATCAGGCAGCGTCCGTTTTAAAGAATCAAAGGTTCTTCTCTCCGTCATAGGAATCATCTCAGGTGTTCTGTGCGGACTGTTCGGCGTAGGTGCGTTGCTGGCCGCCTATGTAGGAAGAACAACCGAAAGCAGCGATGAATTCAAAGCCAATATCTGCGCCATATTTATCCTCGAAAACACTTTCAGGATAATCCTCTATATCGTCCTGGGCATCATTACGCTGTCAGCCGTAAAACACGCCGTTATTCTGCTCCCGTTCATGGCAGCGGGGTTATATACCGGTATACGCTGCGGTAAAGTACTTCATGAGAAAACGGTAAAGCGTCTGGTGATTGCTTTTCTGATCCTGTCAGGCATTATAATGATCATAACAAATATCTGACGACGTCACACCATGTTTTAAGGCACCTGCAGCCGCAGGTGCCTTTGCTTTTGCTTACCTTTCCACCCATTCTTTGCAACGGTTCATGATCTGCAGTTTAAACCCGCACGGAGCATGCACATAGGTATCAGCGATTTCCAGCAGGCCAAAGAGCAGGCCGCCCATATTCATGTTCACTCCGTATGCCGTTTCCGCCTTGCCTTCGTCATTGACCACGGAAACGGACTGAATCGGATGATTCCCGTGCCCTTCTTCCAGGCTCATCAGGTATTCCAGCGATTTATCAATCTGATCCCCGCTTACACCAAGCGCCTTGATTAAGGTCTCCCGTCTCACATATTCACCGTATTTCAGACGGTACAGGTATCCGAGCAATTCCATATTGGTCTTGTCGGAAAGAAATCTGAAAAAGTTCCGGACGTCGTCTGACTGACGCAGCAGTCCGCCAAAGCCTTCCTTGTTCTCCGGCTCCTTCAGGTACAGATAAAAATCTTTGTTCCTGTTCGGCGACATGTAGGAGTAACCGTAGTTGTTGGCATATACGCTGGCCATCCTGGAATTCTCATCTGTGCCTTCCGGCCGTGGATAGTAATCGCTGGTCTCTATCCATGCGCTGATCTGGAACGCCCACATGATATCGTAAATCTTTTCGATATAGGCTTTGTTGGCAGCGTCCATATCCGCACCGGACTGACGATAGGATTCCCATAATGCATTCAGCGCACTGACAGCCTGCTGCTCAATGCCGGTCTCTTTTCCGGCGCGTCCATAAAGATAATCAATCGAAACATGGAAATAATCCGCAATCCGGGGAATCAGGTCACCTTCCGGGAAACTGCCGTTTTCCCACTTTGACACTGCCTGGGCACTGACGCCCAGGTTCTGGGCCAGCTCTTCCTGTGTTACCTTCGCTTCTTTCCGTAAGCTCTGTAATGCACTTGAAAATGGCATATGCTGTCCTCCCGCTTATTATTTCCGCCGCGCGCCGGTTGGTACAATGACAGCATAGCACTACTATCAGTTGATTGGAATAGCAAATATCAACTGTAATTTAATTATATGTGGAGTTTTGCCTTGTTTTTCAACTTGTAGTTGTTATTTGATGATATTCAGTGAATCTTTTATTTCTCTTTTTTCTGAACCCTGAAGAAAACCGCGGCCAGCGGCGGCAGGACGATCTCGCAGGAGAAGGGATGCTCTTCCTGGGGAATCTCTTCCGCGTGAAGCACGGTACCGTTATACAGGTTGCTGCCGCCAAACTCTTCCCTGTCAGAATTGAGGATTTCTGTCAGTTCACAGTCAAAGGGCAGTCCGATCCGGTATTTCAGATAGGGCTGGGGTGTAAAGTTCACCGCGCAGGCAATATAACCGTCTTCGCCGTCAGAACGCATCACAGCCGCCACGCTGCGCTCCTTGTCATTGACGTTCAGCCATTTGAAGCCGTCCCAGCTGTCATCAATCTTGTGCATGGCCGGTTCGCTGCTGTACAGGTGATTCAGTGCTTTCACGAATTCCTGCAGATCCGGGTGCTTTTCATAATCCAGCAGGAACCAGTCAAGCTGCTGGTTGTCTCTCCATTCCACAAACTGGCCGAACTCCCCGCCCATAAACAACAGCTTTTTGCCGGGGTGCACCATATAGTATCCGTACAGGGCGCGCAGGCCTGCAAACTTCTTCCACAGGTCGCCGGGGTGTTTATCAAGCATGGAACCCTTGCAGTGGACCACTTCATCATGGGAGAAGGGCAGCACATAGTTTTCACTGAAGGCATACATCATCGAGAATGTGATTTTATCGTGATGATACTGCCGGTAAATCGGATCAAGGGCAATATAAGACAGGATGTCGTTCATCCAGCCCATGTTCCATTTGAAGTTGAAGCCCAGGCCGCCGTCTTCCACAGGATGGGTAACCTTGGGATAGGCCGTGGATTCCTCTGCCACGGTGATTGCGCCGGGGCATTCCTTTTCCACGGCTTTGTTCAGGTTCTGCAGGAAGCGCACCGCGTCCAGGTTTTCATGCCCACCGTACTGGTTGGGTACCCACTGGCCGGATTCCTTGCCGAAGTCCAGGTACAGCATGCAGCTGACCGCGTCAAAGCGCAGGCCGTCAACATGGTATTCCTTGAGCCAGAAAAGCGCGTTGGATGTCAGGAAGCTGACCGCCTCACCCCGCGCATAGTCAAACAACAGCGTTCCCCACTGCGGCATTTCCGCCCGGC is a genomic window containing:
- a CDS encoding sulfite exporter TauE/SafE family protein; the encoded protein is MVLWILATVAAFFIKGVCGFANTLVFTSILAFGITNVSISPVELLLGYPSNIILTWKNRARLRPGIWIPLSLLVLAGSFVGTLLLKNVNPGYIKIIFGVVVILLGIEMLLRESGSVRFKESKVLLSVIGIISGVLCGLFGVGALLAAYVGRTTESSDEFKANICAIFILENTFRIILYIVLGIITLSAVKHAVILLPFMAAGLYTGIRCGKVLHEKTVKRLVIAFLILSGIIMIITNI
- a CDS encoding helix-turn-helix transcriptional regulator gives rise to the protein MPFSSALQSLRKEAKVTQEELAQNLGVSAQAVSKWENGSFPEGDLIPRIADYFHVSIDYLYGRAGKETGIEQQAVSALNALWESYRQSGADMDAANKAYIEKIYDIMWAFQISAWIETSDYYPRPEGTDENSRMASVYANNYGYSYMSPNRNKDFYLYLKEPENKEGFGGLLRQSDDVRNFFRFLSDKTNMELLGYLYRLKYGEYVRRETLIKALGVSGDQIDKSLEYLMSLEEGHGNHPIQSVSVVNDEGKAETAYGVNMNMGGLLFGLLEIADTYVHAPCGFKLQIMNRCKEWVER
- the glgB gene encoding 1,4-alpha-glucan branching protein GlgB — encoded protein: MWYNPPDGQRRESFHMGNCVDAYDFLGAHPVEENGELKWHFSVWAPNAQRVSLVGEFCGWDREAYPMEKQYDGIWELRLPDGLFNPNRDPEKYSSPEAAELLRTYKYAILCANGEWHMRADPYGFEMELRPSNGSKLRNLAEYQWNDSAWMEARKEKEPCRLPMNIYEMHLGTWRRGEGGRILNYAEIADQLVPYLQDMGYTHVEFMPVMEHPFDGSWGYQVIGYYAATSRYGTPDQLRYLIDKLHQAGIAVILDWVPAHFPKDEAGLRLFDGTPCYEHADSRRAEMPQWGTLLFDYARGEAVSFLTSNALFWLKEYHVDGLRFDAVSCMLYLDFGKESGQWVPNQYGGHENLDAVRFLQNLNKAVEKECPGAITVAEESTAYPKVTHPVEDGGLGFNFKWNMGWMNDILSYIALDPIYRQYHHDKITFSMMYAFSENYVLPFSHDEVVHCKGSMLDKHPGDLWKKFAGLRALYGYYMVHPGKKLLFMGGEFGQFVEWRDNQQLDWFLLDYEKHPDLQEFVKALNHLYSSEPAMHKIDDSWDGFKWLNVNDKERSVAAVMRSDGEDGYIACAVNFTPQPYLKYRIGLPFDCELTEILNSDREEFGGSNLYNGTVLHAEEIPQEEHPFSCEIVLPPLAAVFFRVQKKEK